GTAAAATATCATAACATTTTAAACTGGTTATTAAAATTTTCGGTTTTACTCTATTTTTTTCTCCTAAAACTTTCCGCTCCCCCTTAAACTTGAAAATATTATCATCCGATACATAAATTTTTATCTCTATTAAATCAAGAGTCACCTCAATTGATAACTGATAGCCAGAAATCTCTCTTTAAAAATTTTAATTCCTTTATACCAAAATTCTTCCTTTTCACTCTTTCTCCTTGTATTTTTTACCTCAAAAAATCATTATATATTTTAATTTTAAAAAATTTAAATTAACTAATTCCTCAAATAACATGTATAAAAGACCCCTTCTTCTTTCAGGTGGTCTTATTTCCTTAGGTTTTTCTTTTATTCCAGCAAGTTTTCCAGCTAATAGAAGAGCATCTTCATAGGTTCCGAGTGTATCGATAAGTCCCAATTTTTTAGCCTGTCTTCCTGTAAATATTTTACCCTCCGCCCATTCCTTTAAATTTAAAGTATCAAGATTTCTCCTTATAGAAACTTCTTTAAAAAATTGCCTGTATACATCATCAAGTAAATCCTCAAGATATTTTTTTTCTTCCTCTGAAATATCTCTGAAGGGAGAACCAACATCCTTAAACTTTCCCTTCTTAAAAATTCTAAACTTTATTCCTATCTTTTCCAAAAGTTCATAAAAGGATGGAAACTCTGCTATGACACCTATTGAACCTGTTATTGCACCTGGAGCAGCCATTATCTTATCAGCAGAAATTGCAACATAATAACCTCCTGAAGCACCAACTGCTGAAATATAAGCAACAACAGGAACATTTTTCTCTTCTTTAAATTTTCTTATAGAATAGTATATTTCCTGTGACGCAACTACACCTCCACCCGGAGAATTTATGTAAATAAGTAATGCTTTAACATCCTTTCTTTTTTTTAAATAATCAAGATTTTTTCTGTATGTCTTTGAATCTACAAGAACATCTTTAACTTCAAAAATTCCAACTCCACCTTTAATTGGTGTAGACTTTTGAGTTTTTATTGAAAGGAAAGAGAGTATATAGACTAAAAGAATTCCAAGTATAATTCCACCTGTTATTAAAATTTTTTTATTCATATTTAATTTTAAGGCAAAAATTTTTATAAATCCATTATAATAAAATTATGATTTTCTTATTTATTTTTCTTCAACCTATATTATCTGAAGTATTAAATGATGCTCCTGGAAGTGAAACTCAAAGTGGAAGGAGAAATGAATGGATTGAAATTTATAACTCGGGTCCTGATACCCTTGATTTATCCCTTTATGGAATTACAGATTTTGATGAACCCATTGATTCAATTGTTGCCTGGAAAGATTCTCTAATTTTGAGATTTCATCCAGGGGTTATATTTGGCAAAACAAAATTGCCCCCATTAAGGTTTGGTGTTATTCTTGACCCTGACTATACAGATACTTTAAACACAGAATATCCTCAACCTTATAGAATTGACCCTGGAACTTATATATTTAAAATAAGTGATAAGGATATAGGAAATAATGGAAGCGGACTTGCACTTACTGACCCCATAGCAATCTTTGAACTTTCAAATCCTTCAGTTTATGTTTCCACATTTGGTATAAACGGGGTCCCTTTTACAAGCGGTCACGATGGAATATCAATTGAAAGAATTATATTAGAAGGACCTGACTCTATTTCTAACTGGGGAAAGTCAACTGATCCAACAAAATCTACACCCGGAAGATTTAATTCAGTTTCACCTGGATTTGACCTTACTTTTAAAAGGGTTTATGTTAAACCTACTTTTATAAAAATTAACGAAAGTTTTTCTGTTTATTTTCTTATAAAAAATGCTGGAACTCTTACCTATTCAGGTAATATAGGTGGTTATATTAAAATTTTAAATACTAAAAATTTTGAGCTTGATACAACAATTAAAGGCGGTGATTCTATCTTATATTCCATAACTACACAGGAATCTGAAAGGGGAATTTTTAATCTTGATTTAAAAATTAATCCAGTACTAAATGAAAAGGATACATTTAATAACACTTCAAGTTTCAAAGTAATAATTGATACATATTTAATTTATATAACTGAAATATTTTATAACGGTTCTCCAGAATGGATTGAAATAAAAACAAATTCAAGGGATACAGTTCTTTTAAACAATTTCATTTTAATGGATGAAACAAAAAAACCCTGTTTGATAAATAACATAAAAATACCGGGTGATACATATGCAATTTTCACATCGGATACAGAAAGTTTTTATGGTGTTTATGGTAAAATTCCCTTTACTTTTCAATTATCAAACTTTCCTGCTTTTAATAATGATGGTGATTTGGTTTTTATCACAGATAATTTAAAGGAGAGAATTGATTCTGTTAGATATTATCCTGAATGGGGAGGTAGTTTTGGAATATCTCTTGAAAGGTATTCCTTTGGAACTTCCTGGTTAAAAGAAAACTGGGGTTCCTCACAGGATCCAAAAGGTGCTACACCTGGAAGAGGTCCCTATAAGATTGAAATGGGAGAAAATAAGTTGATTTTAAAGGGAAGAAGATTTACTCCAAATAATGATGGAAGGGACGATGAAATTGAAATATGGATTTCTCCATCCAAGGAACTTTCTTCACTTTATTTATACGATTCAGCGGGATTTTTAAAACATACATTCTTTGAAAACCAAGTTATAAATTTCCCAAAACTTATCAAATTAACAGAAAATAATATAGGGCTTAAAAAGGGACTTTATATTGTTGTTTTAAAACAGGGTAATAGAATTTATAAAAATACCTTTGTTTACTTTGAATAGTAAAAAGTATCTTTTAATAGAGGGTTCTCATCCTTTAAGGGGAGAAGTA
This DNA window, taken from candidate division WOR-3 bacterium, encodes the following:
- the sppA gene encoding signal peptide peptidase SppA, with the translated sequence MNKKILITGGIILGILLVYILSFLSIKTQKSTPIKGGVGIFEVKDVLVDSKTYRKNLDYLKKRKDVKALLIYINSPGGGVVASQEIYYSIRKFKEEKNVPVVAYISAVGASGGYYVAISADKIMAAPGAITGSIGVIAEFPSFYELLEKIGIKFRIFKKGKFKDVGSPFRDISEEEKKYLEDLLDDVYRQFFKEVSIRRNLDTLNLKEWAEGKIFTGRQAKKLGLIDTLGTYEDALLLAGKLAGIKEKPKEIRPPERRRGLLYMLFEELVNLNFLKLKYIMIF